A single genomic interval of Polaribacter vadi harbors:
- a CDS encoding polysaccharide lyase family 7 protein, which translates to MKKLNFRIGLKLVFLGILLSICSCKKTNESTKEESSKEEVSKIVYASDVIPFFDDWKLILGDGSNAGIANNFENKDFFYTTNDEEGNWVVFKAPNGGDTHGTSNNTRTELAQSKKWYPKTANDKLTATLKVMNVSATGDARVAASHAVVVGQIHSADKHENEPLKIFYKKFPGHTKGSVFWHYEINTLGDDNSGRWDFSSAVWGNDFSVVGKEANTYPEEPKDGILLGEEFSYEIEVKDGIMNLKFTSKNHETRTFTKNLIKSEYTTKQNISEQTKKLFFPIGQDGVERENAYLGEGCFFKLGCYNQTNGKSPEINKNWCSGAETHNGDLKKQYADGNYAEVWFKTASISVSENAVSNNGYFTKND; encoded by the coding sequence ATGAAAAAATTAAACTTCAGAATTGGATTGAAACTAGTATTTCTTGGTATTTTATTATCAATTTGTAGTTGTAAAAAAACGAATGAATCAACAAAGGAAGAATCATCAAAAGAAGAAGTTTCAAAAATAGTTTATGCTAGTGATGTTATTCCCTTTTTTGATGACTGGAAATTAATTTTAGGTGATGGATCAAATGCAGGAATTGCCAATAATTTTGAAAACAAAGATTTCTTTTATACTACAAATGATGAAGAAGGAAATTGGGTTGTTTTTAAAGCTCCAAATGGTGGAGATACACATGGAACATCAAACAATACAAGAACAGAATTGGCGCAATCAAAAAAATGGTATCCAAAAACAGCGAATGATAAGTTAACAGCTACCTTAAAAGTAATGAATGTTTCTGCTACTGGAGATGCTAGAGTTGCAGCTTCTCATGCTGTAGTTGTAGGTCAGATTCATAGTGCAGATAAACACGAAAACGAACCGCTAAAAATATTTTATAAAAAGTTTCCTGGACATACAAAAGGATCTGTTTTTTGGCATTATGAGATAAATACTTTAGGAGATGATAATTCTGGAAGATGGGATTTTTCATCAGCAGTTTGGGGAAATGATTTTTCTGTGGTTGGTAAAGAAGCAAATACATATCCTGAAGAACCTAAAGATGGTATTCTTTTAGGAGAAGAGTTTAGTTATGAAATAGAAGTAAAAGACGGAATTATGAACTTAAAATTCACAAGCAAAAATCATGAAACCAGAACATTTACTAAAAATTTAATCAAATCTGAATACACAACCAAGCAAAACATATCTGAACAAACTAAAAAATTATTTTTTCCAATTGGTCAAGATGGAGTAGAAAGAGAAAATGCATATTTAGGAGAAGGATGTTTTTTTAAATTAGGTTGTTATAATCAAACCAATGGAAAATCTCCAGAAATAAATAAAAATTGGTGTTCGGGTGCTGAAACTCATAATGGAGATCTTAAAAAACAATATGCAGATGGTAATTATGCTGAAGTTTGGTTTAAAACTGCAAGTATTTCTGTAAGTGAAAATGCGGTTTCCAATAATGGATATTTCACTAAAAACGATTAA
- a CDS encoding Nramp family divalent metal transporter — protein MEVTASKKSLLKKIILIVLGFGPGIFAIGYTIGTGSVTSMLVAGSTYGMQLLWVLFLSCLFSGILIFAYGNYALITGETALYSFKKHIKGGKILAIFIIIGVSIGQWGSLMGILTISSNMLFEIFAMNFEGVRSYQYETVLIIAIAVIAIFYSIMLVGKYSFFEKILVIFVTFMGLSFIISLFFVHPLPSEALEGFIPRIPQVPGGKMMVAAFVGTTMAAATFLSRPLFVKGKEWGIKDLKKQRKDAITAAILVFIISGAIMAVASGALFHQGNPVESVLDMAKPLEPIAGSFAVAIFFFGTLSAGLSSIFPCLLIAPLMIADYQSGKLDTTSKQFKIITAIACLVALIGPAFFGGKPILVQILSQVFNVFVLPVVVLGIILLLNNKKLMKGYKTSLFVNIGLYTALLFSCIISYNGILGLLEGF, from the coding sequence ATGGAAGTAACTGCGTCTAAAAAATCTTTACTAAAAAAAATAATTTTAATTGTATTAGGTTTTGGACCGGGAATTTTCGCAATTGGTTATACAATTGGTACAGGTAGTGTAACTTCTATGCTTGTTGCTGGTAGTACTTATGGAATGCAACTTTTATGGGTATTATTTTTAAGTTGCCTTTTTTCTGGAATTTTAATATTCGCTTATGGGAATTACGCATTAATAACAGGAGAAACAGCGCTTTATAGTTTTAAAAAACATATTAAGGGAGGTAAAATACTGGCTATTTTTATCATAATTGGGGTTTCTATTGGTCAATGGGGTTCACTTATGGGTATTTTGACTATATCATCTAACATGCTTTTTGAAATTTTTGCAATGAATTTTGAAGGGGTTAGAAGTTATCAATATGAAACAGTACTAATTATTGCAATTGCTGTTATAGCAATTTTTTATTCAATAATGTTGGTAGGTAAGTACTCCTTTTTCGAAAAAATACTGGTTATATTCGTTACTTTCATGGGGTTATCTTTTATTATATCCTTATTTTTTGTACATCCATTACCATCAGAAGCTTTAGAAGGATTTATCCCTAGAATTCCTCAAGTACCTGGAGGTAAAATGATGGTAGCAGCATTTGTGGGTACAACTATGGCTGCAGCAACATTTTTATCTAGACCATTATTTGTAAAAGGTAAAGAATGGGGAATTAAAGATTTAAAAAAACAACGTAAAGACGCTATTACTGCAGCAATATTAGTATTTATTATTAGTGGAGCAATTATGGCAGTTGCAAGTGGAGCTTTGTTTCACCAAGGAAATCCAGTAGAAAGCGTTTTAGATATGGCTAAGCCTTTAGAGCCAATTGCAGGAAGTTTTGCAGTTGCAATTTTCTTTTTTGGAACACTTAGTGCAGGTTTATCTTCAATTTTTCCTTGTTTATTAATTGCACCTTTAATGATTGCAGATTACCAATCTGGTAAATTAGATACCACTTCAAAGCAATTTAAAATAATTACAGCAATTGCTTGTTTAGTCGCTTTAATTGGTCCTGCTTTTTTTGGAGGAAAACCAATTCTAGTTCAAATTTTATCGCAAGTATTTAATGTGTTTGTTTTACCTGTTGTTGTTCTTGGAATTATTCTTTTATTGAATAATAAAAAGTTAATGAAAGGATATAAAACAAGTCTGTTTGTTAACATTGGTTTGTATACAGCATTATTGTTTTCTTGTATAATTTCTTACAATGGAATTTTAGGTTTATTAGAGGGCTTTTAA
- a CDS encoding T9SS type A sorting domain-containing protein: MKKTLLFIALIASSAFFAQTNLVLNGTCEDHTGDVNDNSDSWDMSPPSTLKSNDETPIDIDSPYSIIWNNSVLDTWLNEAFNDDSEQPGSTSDGAYVNGVKTRGVKLSEASRRLYQKIVVVPGTEYTFKIDSRSEAEQNVNLENINSEVFILNTEIENETGLSENSDSVDAYVKITNDFSTNKEVFATTDFTFTATTNTVVIYVRSLASIDNASEVFYDNIWLYVTNDEGDEGDEGEVGEEGDELVLNGTGDENVESENAGAFDMTPSSDIDDGSGNDIPSPYRALWYNDTLDGWLNDNCGDSDEQPGSTSDGQLDENFEKTRAFKLYESCRRLYQKIAVTPGVTYNFSVETRAEKGEEDDNNVIEVNNLEVYILNTEIEDENGLTGAVGGFVDHYVNIIDHLNNSKPSQGNNTFTKTEFSFTATTSTVVIYMRAPLATSSAYDVYVDNVSLKAAAVASVANVFADNITIYPNPVTNFINISTTEKISNVEVYNIVGKRVLSIKNLENNQVDISNLASGMYMLRLTNGTAVATKKIMKQ; this comes from the coding sequence ATGAAAAAAACATTACTTTTTATCGCATTAATTGCAAGTTCAGCATTTTTTGCGCAAACCAATCTTGTTCTTAATGGAACTTGTGAAGATCACACAGGAGATGTTAATGATAATTCCGATTCTTGGGATATGTCTCCTCCCTCTACATTAAAGAGTAATGATGAGACTCCTATTGATATTGATAGTCCATACAGTATTATTTGGAATAATTCGGTTTTAGATACGTGGCTTAATGAAGCTTTTAATGATGATAGTGAACAACCTGGTTCTACAAGTGATGGTGCTTATGTTAATGGTGTAAAAACAAGGGGTGTTAAATTAAGTGAAGCTAGTCGTCGTTTATATCAGAAAATAGTAGTTGTTCCAGGCACTGAATATACTTTCAAGATTGATTCACGTTCAGAGGCAGAACAAAATGTAAATCTAGAAAATATCAATTCTGAAGTATTTATTTTAAATACAGAAATTGAAAATGAAACTGGTCTTAGTGAAAATAGTGATAGTGTTGATGCTTATGTTAAAATCACAAATGATTTTTCTACTAATAAAGAAGTGTTTGCTACAACTGATTTTACCTTTACAGCAACCACAAATACAGTTGTAATTTACGTTAGATCATTAGCATCTATTGATAATGCAAGTGAGGTTTTTTATGATAATATATGGCTTTATGTAACGAATGATGAAGGAGATGAAGGAGATGAAGGTGAAGTTGGTGAAGAAGGAGATGAGCTTGTTTTAAATGGTACTGGAGATGAAAATGTTGAAAGTGAAAACGCAGGTGCTTTTGATATGACTCCTAGCTCAGATATAGATGATGGTAGTGGTAATGATATACCTAGTCCTTATAGAGCTCTTTGGTATAATGATACTTTAGATGGTTGGCTTAATGATAATTGTGGAGATAGTGATGAACAACCTGGTTCTACAAGTGATGGTCAGTTAGATGAAAATTTTGAAAAAACGAGAGCATTTAAGTTGTATGAATCTTGTCGTCGTTTATATCAGAAAATAGCAGTTACTCCAGGAGTTACATACAATTTTAGTGTGGAAACACGTGCAGAGAAAGGTGAAGAAGATGATAATAATGTAATAGAAGTTAATAATTTAGAAGTATATATTTTAAATACAGAAATTGAAGATGAAAATGGTCTTACAGGAGCTGTAGGTGGTTTTGTGGATCATTATGTTAACATAATAGATCATCTTAATAATAGTAAGCCATCTCAAGGAAACAATACATTTACAAAAACTGAATTTAGTTTTACAGCAACCACAAGTACAGTTGTAATTTATATGAGAGCACCATTGGCTACTAGTTCTGCTTATGATGTTTACGTAGATAATGTATCTCTTAAAGCAGCAGCTGTAGCATCTGTTGCAAATGTTTTTGCAGATAATATTACAATTTATCCAAATCCTGTAACTAACTTTATCAATATTTCAACTACAGAAAAAATCTCTAATGTAGAAGTTTATAATATTGTAGGGAAAAGAGTTTTATCAATTAAAAATTTAGAAAATAATCAAGTAGATATTTCAAATTTAGCATCTGGAATGTATATGTTAAGATTAACAAACGGAACTGCTGTTGCAACTAAAAAAATTATGAAGCAGTAA
- the gndA gene encoding NADP-dependent phosphogluconate dehydrogenase → MNNVIFIIGVSGCGKSTIGKLLAKELQIPFFDGDDFHSESNIKKMSQGNALNDDDRQGWLETLNSLAKEEIKKNSCVIVSSALKQKYRTILNNNIQHHSKWIYLSGTFNQILERLHSRSHHFMPAALLKSQFDILEEPKNAYKIDISLSPKKIINIIKKDFMKTSEIGLFGLGVMGKSLCRNLANNGFKISMFNRHVPNIEENIAKNFKETHPELSNSEAFDDIAAFVNSLQQPRKIMLMVNAGKTIDFVIEDLLPHLSENDILIDGGNSNYKETQKRLEYLNTKNIHFIGTGVSGGEEGALKGPSIMPSGDLEAYNNVKPYLEKIAAKDLNNLPCCTYVGPEGSGHFIKMVHNGIEYVEMQLLAEVCTILEKLGQNPDEIAATLESWKLTANSYLLEITVDIFRKKEGEDWLVHKILDKAGNKGTGNWTTIASAELGLPSTLIASALFSRYTSFFKEERIQLHENFEFKNSLELNITVENVLEAYQFARIINHYQGFKLIHEASNAYKWNLNLSEIARIWTNGCIIRSSLMQNLVEVFKDSSNILTDSKIEKQLKEYKSSTKKVVSECVLNDVTIPALSEAVQFFNAITTANLSANIIQAQRDYFGAHTYKRIDDTSDKSYHTKWK, encoded by the coding sequence TTGAATAATGTAATTTTTATTATAGGAGTTTCAGGTTGTGGAAAAAGTACAATTGGTAAATTATTAGCAAAAGAATTACAAATTCCTTTTTTTGATGGCGATGATTTTCATTCGGAAAGTAACATCAAAAAAATGTCTCAAGGAAATGCTTTAAATGATGATGATAGGCAAGGTTGGTTAGAAACTTTAAACAGTTTAGCAAAAGAAGAAATAAAAAAAAATAGTTGTGTTATTGTAAGTTCTGCACTAAAACAAAAATATAGAACTATTTTAAACAACAATATTCAGCACCATTCAAAATGGATCTATTTATCTGGAACTTTTAATCAGATTTTAGAAAGATTACATAGTAGATCTCATCATTTTATGCCAGCAGCATTGCTAAAATCTCAATTCGATATTTTAGAAGAACCAAAAAATGCTTATAAAATAGATATTAGTTTATCACCAAAAAAAATCATTAACATTATTAAAAAAGATTTCATGAAAACTTCTGAAATAGGATTATTTGGCTTAGGAGTAATGGGTAAAAGTTTGTGTAGAAATTTAGCCAACAATGGTTTTAAAATTTCTATGTTTAATAGACATGTACCAAATATTGAAGAAAATATTGCTAAAAATTTTAAAGAAACTCATCCAGAATTATCTAATTCAGAGGCGTTTGATGATATAGCAGCCTTTGTAAATTCTTTACAACAGCCCAGAAAAATTATGCTGATGGTAAATGCTGGTAAAACTATAGATTTTGTGATCGAAGATTTACTACCTCATTTATCAGAAAATGATATTTTAATTGATGGTGGAAACTCTAATTATAAAGAAACTCAAAAGCGTTTAGAATATTTAAATACCAAGAATATCCATTTTATTGGAACAGGAGTTTCTGGAGGTGAAGAAGGAGCATTAAAAGGACCATCAATTATGCCAAGTGGAGATTTAGAAGCCTATAATAATGTAAAACCATATTTAGAAAAAATAGCTGCAAAAGACCTTAATAATTTGCCTTGTTGTACCTATGTTGGCCCAGAAGGAAGTGGTCATTTTATAAAAATGGTACACAATGGAATTGAATATGTAGAGATGCAATTATTGGCTGAAGTTTGCACAATATTAGAAAAACTAGGTCAAAATCCAGATGAAATTGCAGCTACTTTAGAAAGCTGGAAATTAACTGCAAATAGTTATTTACTAGAAATTACAGTAGATATTTTTAGGAAAAAAGAAGGTGAAGATTGGTTAGTACATAAAATTTTAGACAAAGCAGGTAATAAAGGTACAGGAAACTGGACAACCATTGCTTCTGCAGAATTAGGTTTGCCAAGTACTTTAATAGCTTCTGCTTTATTTTCAAGATATACTTCATTTTTTAAAGAAGAAAGAATTCAACTTCATGAAAATTTTGAATTTAAAAATTCTCTAGAATTAAATATAACAGTTGAGAATGTTTTAGAAGCGTATCAATTCGCAAGAATTATAAATCATTATCAAGGTTTTAAATTGATTCATGAAGCTTCAAATGCCTACAAATGGAATTTGAATTTAAGTGAAATTGCAAGAATCTGGACAAATGGATGCATTATTAGATCTTCTCTAATGCAAAATCTTGTGGAAGTTTTTAAAGATTCAAGCAATATTTTAACCGATTCAAAAATTGAAAAACAACTAAAAGAATATAAATCATCAACAAAAAAAGTAGTTTCTGAATGTGTTTTAAATGATGTTACAATTCCTGCTTTAAGTGAAGCTGTTCAGTTTTTTAACGCAATTACCACTGCAAATTTATCAGCAAATATAATTCAAGCACAAAGAGATTATTTTGGAGCACATACCTATAAAAGAATCGATGATACCTCTGATAAGAGCTATCATACCAAATGGAAATAA
- a CDS encoding SDR family NAD(P)-dependent oxidoreductase — protein sequence MINKNKLEGKKVLITAGAQGIGESITKHFIDSGSNVAIHYFSSAENANKLVAYAKSKGQKAVAISGDLTIEANANTLVAKTIEAFGSLDILINNAGSLVARKLLSELEADFWHKVMDINLTSMQFVTRAAAPYLAKNTNSSIVNLASLAGRKGGHPGSLAYATSKGAILTYTRALSTELGPKGTRVNAVAPGLILGTSFHNTHTTKESANETILGIPLERAGNAADVARAVLFLASEYNGFITGATLDINGGVYNM from the coding sequence ATGATAAACAAGAATAAATTAGAAGGTAAAAAAGTTTTAATAACTGCAGGTGCTCAGGGAATTGGAGAATCTATCACCAAACATTTTATAGATAGTGGTTCTAATGTTGCTATCCATTATTTTTCAAGTGCCGAAAATGCAAATAAATTAGTAGCCTATGCAAAAAGCAAAGGTCAGAAAGCTGTTGCTATTTCAGGTGATTTAACAATAGAAGCAAATGCAAATACTTTAGTTGCTAAAACAATAGAAGCTTTTGGTAGTTTAGATATCTTAATTAACAATGCTGGTTCATTGGTTGCACGTAAATTACTAAGTGAATTAGAAGCAGATTTTTGGCATAAAGTTATGGATATCAATCTTACTTCCATGCAATTTGTAACAAGAGCTGCAGCTCCTTATTTAGCTAAAAATACTAATAGTAGTATTGTAAATTTAGCATCACTAGCAGGTAGAAAAGGAGGTCATCCAGGTTCTTTAGCATACGCAACAAGTAAAGGTGCTATATTAACTTATACACGTGCACTTTCTACAGAATTAGGCCCAAAAGGCACTAGAGTTAATGCTGTTGCTCCTGGCCTTATTTTAGGAACGTCATTTCATAATACACATACAACCAAAGAATCTGCAAATGAAACAATTTTAGGAATTCCATTAGAAAGAGCAGGAAATGCAGCAGATGTTGCTAGAGCAGTTTTATTCCTTGCTTCAGAATATAATGGTTTTATAACAGGTGCTACTTTAGATATTAATGGAGGTGTTTATAATATGTAG